The uncultured Cohaesibacter sp. genomic sequence CCACCGTTTGGATGCCTAGTTCCTTGCAGGCTCGCAACACGCGAAGGGCGATTTCGCCCCGGTTTGCGATTAGAACCTTTGAAAACATGGATTTCCCCTAAATTCCTGATTATTCAATGATGACCAGCGGCTCGTCGAATTCGACGGGCTGGGCGTCTTCCACCAGAATAGCCGTGATTTTGCCGGCTTTGGTGGCAGGAATCTGGTTCATGGTTTTCATGGCTTCAACGATCATGAGCGTATCGCCCAGATTGACCTGATCGCCCACGGAAACAAAAGGCGCAGAGCCCGGTTCCGGAGAGAGATAGGCCGTGCCGACCATGGGTGAACGGACAGCGTTGGCGAGATTGGCCTCGGCTTCAGCGCTCGCAGCCGCGGCGGCAGCTGAGACACCGGCGACAGGCGCTGCCATTGGAGCGGCAGCCTGAGGGGCTGCGATAGCCTGCTGCACGACGATCTCACGGGCAACACGAATACGCAAGTCTTCCTGCTCGATCTCAATTTCAGTCAGGTCCTGAGACTTAACCAGCTCCGCCAACTGACGGATGAAATCAGGATCAAGTTTGCTTTTTTCTTTGGTCATATGTTCGCATTCCGTTGGTTGATTTCCAGGCAAGCAACAAGGTTTGGCCTGGAGCACATGAGGGCTTTCCTCATGCGCCTTCTAGATGTTCCACGAGCGCTTCGATCGCCAAGACATATCCCTTTGCATTCAGCCCGCAAATGACGCCAAGCGCAGCGGGAGATATATAGGAATGATGACGGAAGGATTCGCGTTTGTGAATGTTGGAGAGATGAACTTCGATGACAGGCAGGCTTACTGCCCGGATTGCATCCTGAAGCGCGACGGATGTGTGGGTATAGGCTGCAGGGTTGAAAATGATCCCGCGCGACTTTTCACGGGCCTCATGAATCCAGTCGATCAGCTCACCTTCATGATTGCTCTGCCGAAAGTCGATTGACCACCCAAAGGCAGCGGCCTTTTCCTTGCACATCTCTTCGATGTCTTTCAAGGTGCTTGCGCCGTAGACATCGGGCTCTCTCAGACCAAGCAAGTTCAGGTTAGGGCCGTTGAGAACATAAAGAGTGTTGGTCATTTCGCATTCCGCGCTAGAGACTATTCAATTGAAATTTCTGCCCTTGCCAAATGAAGTGTCTGGCTTGGCGCAAGAGGTGGCTTGAATGGCGGGCGACCTCTCGTGGTTCCTTATAGGCGGTCCCTAGCCCAGTGAAAAGATATGAAAAGGGCGGTAGTGCTTTTCGGGCCTAGTTATCGTCATGATTTTTGGTAAAAACGGCTATTCCAAGGCAGATTTGCGCCTTGGCGACACGTTGCCGGGCAATGGGAAAGGCGCTTATAAAATCGCCTTT encodes the following:
- the aroQ gene encoding type II 3-dehydroquinate dehydratase — its product is MTNTLYVLNGPNLNLLGLREPDVYGASTLKDIEEMCKEKAAAFGWSIDFRQSNHEGELIDWIHEAREKSRGIIFNPAAYTHTSVALQDAIRAVSLPVIEVHLSNIHKRESFRHHSYISPAALGVICGLNAKGYVLAIEALVEHLEGA
- the accB gene encoding acetyl-CoA carboxylase biotin carboxyl carrier protein, which translates into the protein MTKEKSKLDPDFIRQLAELVKSQDLTEIEIEQEDLRIRVAREIVVQQAIAAPQAAAPMAAPVAGVSAAAAAASAEAEANLANAVRSPMVGTAYLSPEPGSAPFVSVGDQVNLGDTLMIVEAMKTMNQIPATKAGKITAILVEDAQPVEFDEPLVIIE